TTTATTAATCGAAGGATAAACCAAATTTAATAAAGGATATAAAGCGCGGAAAGTATCCCAAAAACCAGTTCCTGCGTACATATAACCTGGTAAAATATTTCCGTTGTATGGACTGTAGTGTACCGTTTCGCCTTTAGCATTTATTTCATATTGTTTTTGCGGAAAGCATGTTGCACGATATAAACATGAATAGAATGTTTTTAATTGATCTGCGTCGTTGCTTTCGGCAGTTATTTTTCCTAAAACTTTGTTCCATTCGTTTTTAGAAGCTGCAACTGTTTCATTAAAAGATGCCGTACCTAATTCAGTTTTTAAATTTAATTCGGCTTGTTCCGGACTGATAAATGAAGAAGCTGTTTTTACATTTACAATTTCTCCTTTTTTAGTTTTAAAACTCACCACTGCACCAGCATGATCGTCCTGTAATTCTAATTTGTTTTTTTCTAAACCTTTGTCATTCCATGTACTGCTTGTTGTGAATGGTTTATCAAAAACCAGTACAAAATAATTTTTGAAATTACTTGGAACTCCACCACTATTGCGGGTTGTATATCCTATAATTTTATTTTCTGAAGGTATAATTTTGATGTAAGAACCTTTATCAAATGCATCAACTACAATTGAAGATTGCTCATTTTCAGGAAAAGTAATCTGAAAATGTGCGGCTCTTTCTGTTGCTGTAATTTCTGTTGTAACATCATAATCCGCCAGATAAACGCTGTAATAATATGGTTTTGAAACCTCTGCTTTATGACTGAACCAGCTTCCTCTTTCTCCTTCGGCAACAACTATTTTACCTGTTACAGGCATGATTGAAAACTGTCCGTAATCGTTCATCCAAGGCGATGGCTGATGCGTTTGCTTAAATCCTCTAATCTTGTCAGCTGTATATGTATACGCCCATCCGTCACCCATTTTACCGGTTTGCGGGGTCCAGAAATTCATTCCCCAGGGTCTGCAAATTGCCGGATAGGTATTACCATTTGAAAGACTATGAGACGACTGCGTTCCCATTAGCGGATTTACATACTCTGCCGGATCTAAGGTTTTAACTTGTGCTGTGATTGCACAACACTGTATTAATCCTAAAAAAATTAAGCTCTTTAATTTCATATGTTTATTTTTTTGCTTTACGCTTTAAGCTATAGGCTTTAAGCTAAAAAACTGTGACTGAATACTGAAACTGTAAACTGCAACCAAACTCTTCTTTAATCTAAAATCTATATTCTGAAATCTATATTCTAAAATCTTAAATCTAAAGAGGTCTGTCTTCTTTTTTCACTCCCCAGGTTGCAGATGGTTTACTTCCCATATACAATTTCAGCTCCCCTCCTTTTACAATCATATCGTGCGTGATATAAGATTTTGTATAGGGTTTTCCGTTGTATTCTGCTTTTTGGATATACATATTTACAGCGCTGTTATTAATAGCATTCACTGTAAACGAAATTCCTTTTTTGTGATGAATTGTTGCTGTATTTACTAGCGGACTTCCTAAAACATATACTCCGTTTGCAGGATTAACTGAATAGAATCCCATTGAGGATAAAATATACCAGGCCGACATTTGTCCTAAGTCTTCATTACCACACAATCCGTCTGGTTTTGTTGAGTAGAATTTATCGTCGATTTCTCTAATTAATTTGGCTGTTTTCCAAGGTTCTCCGGCAAAAGCGTATAAATACGGAATATGGTGATTTGGCTCATTTCCTTGTGCATATTGCCCAATTAATCCACTGATATCTGGAGAAATCTCTTCACCTTCTACTTTATCAGTGATTTGAAAAAGTGAATCTAACTTTGCCAAAAATTTACTTTCGCTGCCAAATAAGTCAATTAATCCGTAAGGATCCTGAGGTACCAGCCAGGTATATTGCCACGCATTTCCTTCTACATAATCGTCTTTACGATGTGCTGATGAAAGCGGATTAAATGGCGTTCTCCAGTTTCCATCTGCTAATTTTCCACGCATAAATGTAGTTTCTTTATCAAAATAAAGTTTGTACAAATTGGCTCTTTTTGAAAAATACTCGTAATCCTCTGTTTTGTTTAAAGCCTTTGCCATTTGAGCAATAGCATAATCATCTATAGCATATTCTAATGCATTACCAACAGATTCCAGCATTTTATCAGCTGGTATGTATTGTAGTTTTTGTACGTAATCCATTCCGTCACGTGTTTGCATTGCTGTTTTTTTCATTGCTTCATAAGCTAAAGCGACATCATAATCGCGATATCCTTTTAGGTATGCGTCTGCAATTACAGCTATGGAATGATTTCCATTCATTGTATTGGTTTCATTACCCATTAAATGCCAAACCGGTAATCTGCCTTGTTGCTCATAAATTGCCAAAAATGATTTTACAATGTCATTGATTTTATCCGGCTGTGTAATAGTGTACAAAGGATGAAGTCCACGGTAGGTATCCCAAAGCGAAAAAGTAGTGTAGTTGGTAAAATTTGCCTTCTCGTATACTTTTTTATCAGTTCCTCTGTAATCGCCATTTACATCATTGAATATAGATGGAGCAAACATGGTGTGATACAATGAAGTATAAAAAACTTTCATTGTTTTATCGTTTCCTGTAATCTGAATTTTATTTAATTCGGCGTTCCATTTTGAAGTTGCTGTTTTAACTGTCTGATCAAAATCCCAATTTGGAATTTCAGCTTTTATATTAGCAGCAGCATTTTCAGAACTTACCGGAGAAATTCCAACTTTTACCAAAACTTGTTTGTTTTTTAAAGTAGCGAAATCCAAAACTGCTTTCATTTTTAAACCTTCACCTTCATTTCCTGAAACTGCTGTTTTATCATCATACAAAGCTAATTTTGAAATTGGCTCAGAGAATTCCATTGTAAAATAAATGCGCTGATCTGTCGCCCAACCAGCTGAAAAACGATATCCCGCCAGTGTGGTTTCATTTATCTTTTTGATATATGTTTTTACCGGTTTATCCCAGCCAATTCCGTCTGCAAGGTCTAATAAAACGTGTGCATCACTGGTAGAATTAAAAGTATATTTATGAAAACCAACTCTTTCGCTGGCTGTTAATTCGGCTTTGATTTTATATTTATCAAGCAAAACACTATAGTAACCTGGCTTGCTTACTTCATTTTCATGTGAAAAATAAGACCCGTAACCGTTTACCATATCTTCTTTTGTTCCTTTAAAAAGAGGCACTTTTCCCGAAACCGGAAGCAGTAAAATATCATTTAAATCTCCAATTCCGGTACCGCTTAAATGTGTGTGCGTAAAACCTAAAATGGTATTACTTGCATAATTGTAACCACTGCACCAGTCCCAGCCTTCAAAAATATTAACAGGTCCTAACTGAACGGCTCCGAAAGGAACATTTGCACCCACAAATACGTGACCATGACCCGCTGAGCCAATAAACGGATTTACATATTGTGTGTAATCTAAATTATTCTGTTTTACATTTTTTTTCTGTGCACCAACTGGATTTACAAAAAAAAGATTTAAAGCGAGAATACCGCTAAAAATTAATTTGGTGTGTCTTGTAAACATATATTCTTTTTTTATTTGACTTTCTGATGCACCTAGAATTAAACTGGCTGCCATCTATATTTTAATCTTTAATAAAGATGCACTATCGTATATCTTTATGTATAATCTAGAACACAAAAAATAACCACAAAGAGTGCAATGACTCTCGCTAGGTTCGCAAGATAAACAGACGCACTACAGTGCGTCTCTACAGAAAAACCTTTGACCCTTTGCAACTTAGTACCTTAGTACCTCTTCAAAACATCATATAGAGAAAAAACCTTTAATTCCGGTTTTGCCACTTTGCCTTCAAACGTAATTGTTTTTTCTTCTCCTGCATTTAAATCAATATAATTATCGCTCCATTTTCCTGTGTAACCCTTTATTGAGACATAAATATACTTGGCTGCTTTTGAAGCTTTTAAAGTAACTTTGTTTCCAGATACTTTCCATGTTATTTTTGGATCCTCTAATTTTAAATCGATTGGACGGGTCAAATCAATTTCGGGGGTTTTATCATCTCTATAGGCTTCTTTCATGGCGTACCACGCAGCTTTCGGCTGACGATCATAATAATCAGTAACACTCCAGCTTGCTACCGGCCAGCAATCGTTAAGCTGCCAGACTAAAGTCCCCATATTATAAGGTGCTTTTGAGCGATGAATTCCGATAATATTTTTTAGCGAATAGTATTGCAGACACTGTGTAAGGTAGGTATAATCCTCGACACTCATTTTCTTTATTTTGGATGCCTCGATGAAATAACGGCTCAAATAAGAATCTAATTTCATGAAACCTTTTCCGGCTTTTTGATGTGCTTCT
The sequence above is drawn from the Flavobacterium sp. N2038 genome and encodes:
- a CDS encoding GH92 family glycosyl hydrolase — its product is MAASLILGASESQIKKEYMFTRHTKLIFSGILALNLFFVNPVGAQKKNVKQNNLDYTQYVNPFIGSAGHGHVFVGANVPFGAVQLGPVNIFEGWDWCSGYNYASNTILGFTHTHLSGTGIGDLNDILLLPVSGKVPLFKGTKEDMVNGYGSYFSHENEVSKPGYYSVLLDKYKIKAELTASERVGFHKYTFNSTSDAHVLLDLADGIGWDKPVKTYIKKINETTLAGYRFSAGWATDQRIYFTMEFSEPISKLALYDDKTAVSGNEGEGLKMKAVLDFATLKNKQVLVKVGISPVSSENAAANIKAEIPNWDFDQTVKTATSKWNAELNKIQITGNDKTMKVFYTSLYHTMFAPSIFNDVNGDYRGTDKKVYEKANFTNYTTFSLWDTYRGLHPLYTITQPDKINDIVKSFLAIYEQQGRLPVWHLMGNETNTMNGNHSIAVIADAYLKGYRDYDVALAYEAMKKTAMQTRDGMDYVQKLQYIPADKMLESVGNALEYAIDDYAIAQMAKALNKTEDYEYFSKRANLYKLYFDKETTFMRGKLADGNWRTPFNPLSSAHRKDDYVEGNAWQYTWLVPQDPYGLIDLFGSESKFLAKLDSLFQITDKVEGEEISPDISGLIGQYAQGNEPNHHIPYLYAFAGEPWKTAKLIREIDDKFYSTKPDGLCGNEDLGQMSAWYILSSMGFYSVNPANGVYVLGSPLVNTATIHHKKGISFTVNAINNSAVNMYIQKAEYNGKPYTKSYITHDMIVKGGELKLYMGSKPSATWGVKKEDRPL